CCGGGCTACCGCTGGGTGCACGACTCTTTCGGCACGAACTGGCGCATGACCGAGATGCAGGCCGCGATCGGCCGCATCCAGCTGCGGCGCATGGCGGACTGGCACGCCCGGCGTACCGCCAACGCGATGGCACTGGCAGACGCGCTTGGCGCATGCAACGGCCTGTACGTGCCGTTGCCGCCTGCTGGCGTGGAGCATGCCTGGTACAAGTTCCATGCGTTCGTGCAGCCGCAACGCCTCGCCGAAGGCTGGAGCCGCGACAGCATCATGGCTGCCATCAACGCGGCGGGGGTGCCTTGCTATACGGGCGGCTGTGCCGAGGTCTACCTGGAAAAGGCGTTTGACGGAACCGGATGGCGTCCGGCCGCACGCTTGCCGGTGGCGCGGGCGCTGGGCGAAACCAGCCTGATGTTCCTAGTGCATCCCACGCTGACGCAAGAGGAAGTGCACAAGACCGGGCAGGTGGTGCGCAGCGTGATGGAGCAGGCGACGCGCGCGGCAGCTTGATGACGAATTTCCTGTGGAACCATTACCTCTATTTTGGCGAGAGCCGTCTGGCACTGCCGCTGGCGGTCTGGATCGCGGTTTGCCTGGCGGTGGCAGGCCAGGGCGCGCGCGCGTTGCGCTGGTCGGTATCGTTCGGCATCGGTGCCGCGCTGGTGATGGCGGCCAAGTCCGCGTTCAGCTACTCGGGCTGGTCGCTCCCGTCGATCGGCGTCTACAGCGTCAGCGGGCATGCGTTGCTGACAGCCGCGGTGTATCCCGTGCTGCTGATGTTGCTGGGCTCCGTGCTGGGCAGGTACACGGCCTGGCTCGGGCTGGCGACGGGAGTGGGGCTGGCGCTGTTCATGCCGGTGGTGCTGGTGACGGATTTCCACCATACGGTGGGCGAGTCGCTGATCGGGCTGTGTGTCGGCCTCTTGGTTGCCGGCCTGACGCTGTGGCGCTGGCAGCCGGTGCGGTGGCACCACGCCGGCGCGACCGTGGCCATGCTGTTGCCATTGGCGCTGCTGATCGATCCGCGCGACGCCGTTGAAGACATGCAGGACGCGCTGCACAGCCGCGCCATGACGTGGAGCGGCGCTGATGGCGAATACTGGCGCAGCATCGACCCCGATCCCGCCACGGGGCGGCGGGTCGTCTCCGTCGGGTTTTTCAAGGCGGGAGGCGCGTAAGGCCGGCCGTGCCATGGGCGTCGGCCCTCCCGGTACCGGCCGCGACAGGCTGATGCCGATGCCCCTCAGGCCGGAATTCTCATTGAGCACGCGGGATAACCCATGAAACCTGCCTCGGAATTCGGCTCATTCTTTCACCTCGATCCTGCGGCCCCGCTGGGCGGGGTGCCGTGGCTGCGCCCGGGCGACCTGCTGACCGGCACCGGGCGCGATGCGCTGCGCGCGATCGTGGCGCAGGGACGCTCGCGCGGCTGGCGGCGGCTCTACGCGCCGAGCTACTACTGTCATGCGGTACTGGACGACGTTGCCGGCGACATCGACGTCCGCATGTATCCGCACGCGCCGTTCGGCGACCCCATGATGCTCTGGCTGGCGTCGGACGAGGCTGCGATCGTTCCCGAATACTTCGGCCTGCGGGCGGGCGTTGAAGTGCAGGGCGGCAGCGTCCTGCTCGACCGCTCGCACGATCTGCTTGCCGACTGGTCGTATGCGCGTGCGCCGGACTATGTGTTCGCGTCGCTGCGCAAGACCTTGCCCGTGCCCGACGGGGGGCTGGTGCGGCCGCCGGCCGGGCAGCCGTTCACGCACGTGCTTGCGCCTGCTTCCGGGCACGTGCGCGCCGCCGCCAGCATGGCCGCCGCCATGTCGATGAAGGCCGCTTACCTGGCAGGCGCTCAGGCCGCCAAGGCAACCTTCCTGGCACTTGCGGGCGAAGCGGAATCCACCCTGCGCACCGATGCCGAAATCTCCGGGCCCTCGGCGCTCACGCACGCGCTGGCGCCGGCGCTTGATCTGGGCCGGATGCGGCAGCGGCGGCGCGATAACCTGGCGCTGCTGGGTGCCTGCATGGCCGGCCTGCCCGCCGGCCTGCAATGGCAGGAAACGC
This genomic window from Cupriavidus sp. P-10 contains:
- a CDS encoding phosphatase, yielding MTNFLWNHYLYFGESRLALPLAVWIAVCLAVAGQGARALRWSVSFGIGAALVMAAKSAFSYSGWSLPSIGVYSVSGHALLTAAVYPVLLMLLGSVLGRYTAWLGLATGVGLALFMPVVLVTDFHHTVGESLIGLCVGLLVAGLTLWRWQPVRWHHAGATVAMLLPLALLIDPRDAVEDMQDALHSRAMTWSGADGEYWRSIDPDPATGRRVVSVGFFKAGGA